The Apostichopus japonicus isolate 1M-3 chromosome 1, ASM3797524v1, whole genome shotgun sequence DNA segment tttcagccaaaattttctcgtacgcttcgcgccaactcatggtggcgctaggCTTAGATAGTTTACAATGCCGAATTTACactttcgcccctcccttggcaaattcctggctacgcgcctgccgaTAGGTGGAGTAATTGCTTCAGAAAACATCCCGGCTTGCTGCAAGCCCTTTCGGCATCCCTTTGGGACGCCGATGTGCATCCTACCGAAGACTATATTAGAACCATGTACTTGTAGTCATAACAAACTATGTAGTAACAAATtactatgaaataaaaaaaaattactaggtaacaaaaaatatttgtcgaaaACAAATTACTTGTAATAAAAAATtagtaatattttataataaattacaaattgaaTATCAGATCAATAATTTGTAATAAAGTAATAATTCGTAGCAGAGAAATTTATGGATagaacgggattcgaaccagttACCTATGGgtaattcagttttttttgTAGCATCACGAAAGAATGTGATTTCTTGTATTTTTGTTGTCATGCTCAAGTCACCGATGAACGAAGATCCGTTCAGAGGATGCAGTGCTTAGGTAGTGCCATGTATATAGgaaaggggatggggggggagggtccTCCCCCAGAAAATATTAAGAGGTACATTCTGAGGCTTGTTTAGTCTATAAATGACCAAGGTTGTGCTAACGACAAGTTTTAGTTTACGTTTTGCCTGGGTTGAAATGAATGGGTCATGGGAGAGGGTAGCACCGCACACATACCCTTGTAACCGCCACTGGTACACCACTCGTCAATGCAACCTTGGACTGAAGCAAGTTATTTGTGCTTCAAAGGCGCTGTGAAAAACATTATAGTTTAGACATTTCCATGATAAAGATTCAGTTTAAATATCAGGAAGGTGGtgagggggagagaggggagatggggcgggggggggataTACATTAAGTTTTCTCCCTCTCTTTCGTTTGTTCCTCGCAAACGTCTTCAACGAAGAGTTCTCCTCCTTCGTTTTGGTGACTTATGCGTAAATATTGAGAATGCATGCGTTTGACCAAAATTTCTACACCAGGTAGGCTGGaacaaggatttttttttattgaccaGTTGTATTGGCATTGTAACAGACATCATATCTCATTCATTGAGCTGTTACGAATGTTACATTTGTGGTCGCATAAAGTGTCGTAAAAATATCtgctgataattattattattataagttcaCACTCCCAAATTACAATTCGGTAAGAAATTATCTTCACTGTTTTCTGGTCACTGTTGCAAAAGTGGAtgtaaaaatgatttaaaagaTGGCGCTGTTCATAAATAGAAAGCAGAGCCGTACGGGTTCTGATAGAAAGTAACCACATGATGGATGGCGTGTACTGAAGATACCGTAGCATAATTTGCGTATATGAACGTAAGCTACATCCGCCCGAAATTTCTAACGCTtgttggggagggaggggggggggtgggtgggagccCTAGAGAGaccattttgtatttaattaaTATCTTGCTTGGATGCCAAAGAGTGTGAAATAAAACTACAGATGGTTTAAAGGCAAGGATGATTGATTGTTAAGAAATTCGTTGGCGACCAGGAAAATGAGAAAGCTGGACTTGAAGCATCAGTTGGGAAGTCTTGTGTGTAACGTTTTACCAATTCCTGGTTAAACTTGCAATTGCCATGATAGTCCAAGCCATCATTTGGTGGGTAAGACTTATCAGTTGAAAACTGTCATACAATTGCGACTTTGAAAAGTCAAAACGACAAATTTTAGCAATGAATTGTCGGACTGTATGGGCATTTTTGTAACATGTACCGCGATACTCTTGCATGGTTAAAGTATGGTAATTCCACATTATAACATACCTGCAACCGTCCTCATAATCAACACACCTTTGATGTGTTCAATTTGTATCCAAACAGTTGTGacaattttaacttttttgGGGGTTACTTATCAACATCCGTGTATCACAAAATTCCTGGGAGTCATCTGTGGGCAGTGTCAAGAAAACCTCACCGTGGCAACATATGTTTGGACACATCACAAAAGCTTCAGTattatccccctcccccaaatatgctatacAGTCAATTAATGGTCATTATATTTCAACTACAAGGTGCTATTTACCCGCTTTCCACTAGCTGGGACATTTTCCACTCCAACAGAACATCGCTCTGAATATTTATCATTGCTGGGAATAATATGGAGGGTGAGAAGAACCTCTAATAAGGCACTTCTAATGTAAACTTCTATAATATTGTAATAAGTTGCTAGAAAAATGTAACAACTTTATGAAAGATGTGAAAATTGAGGTATGTTGCAAGCAGCTGAATAtgcttgcaaagaaaaaattaaaaagtattaatgaataatatgataaaataaaatattgaaaataaggaCAAGAAATGAGGCAATTACCTTGTTATGGTTTTATAATTGTTATATTCATTTCAACACTGAATAAGAAccttttttgtttcaaaaatgaTGTTAATAAACTTCTGACACCAAACCATTTTGAATGAACCAGTAATAATGTTCATCGGCCAGGGAAATGGGTGAAAATAGTCACTTTTCCTACCATGCCATTCATAGACAATGCATACCTTTCTGTAAGTTCTTTGAGAATGTAACCAAAAACTCATTTGTGACAGCAAAAAGTGGATTCCTTGTTTTTTTGAAAATCGTCGAAAAAAAATAACGAAAGACAAAAAATTGGCTTCATTTTTGGTACAGTATGATGTACTATATctctcaattgttttttttttttaaattacatttttttttattctttttcaactgtatgttttgtttgctgaatttgttgttgttgatgacaTTAAAATCTATGCTTTGACGGTTCAGACATACTCATGCACCAATTCTTATCACAACTAAACATGCTTCTCTAAACCCAAAACACAGCAGGTGTAAATATTTTAACTATTTTTCTTGTCACTCATTTCAcacataaatatcattacttaGATTCAAAGAAGTCTTGTTGGTGTtgtcaatctctagctatatccTGAAGTATCATTAAGCCTTGGCCAACCCCTTCAAGTCTGTCAAACATTTGTCCAGGATCGCTGTTTCCTGTGAAATATGAGAATAAAGGAAACAGAGATTATTAATGGATGAATCGCAAAAAAAAGTGTCTCGTACTGTTGTATATTTTTGCCCGTGGGAGAAGACTGTCGGTAGCTGACATGACCTATGAACACTCGATTAAACAAAAGTCAATGAATTTTAGACAAATATTGATCTCCCACTAAATATTGGCTCTGTGATATCTGTTTCTGATGTACACATCATCTCTTAATCAAAACAGACAATGCACTCTTTTCTAATGGAATGGTTGATTGGCACTTTGTAcgtacaaaataaacacaatattagcaagCTCTTGTTTCAAATGGAAGTAACAACAGATACATTCACAGATGAAACCCAGTTTTCTTGAGAAAGCTATCACCTTTTTTTCCTCCATGTACTGAAATCCTGAGCTTTCCTGGTCAAGAAAGTTTTTACTATACAAGGAAAAAATGTCCTTAGTGATTTCTCAATCCTATTATTAAAGATGCCTATTTCCCAGCAATGGTCAAGTGATAATTGCATGTTTTTCTTCCCACTGAGGAGAGGTTTATGAAATGGGACGATTTGGAAAAGCAGGGGTGAACAGTGTCTAGGTTTCTGTCTAGTCTAACATAAATTCCTCACCTGTTGTGGAGTAATGCTCTTTAAGACATTTTCTTCTATCCACTGGACCATATTCTGCTGTTCCATCCTTCTTCGGAGGCTCTCGACATCCACTTGGTAGTCCTGCACAGAGAAAAACAAAGCAACTGATAATGGACCAAACAACAAATCTGTTTTCAATTATGTATGCTATTGTATTCGTTTTGGTGATATCAAAATTTGTCAatctaataaacaaaataatgaagTCATATTGCCGGCTGTCAAACCaagtagaaaacaaaaaacaaaaaaccaaaaTCTTTATACTAAAGATAATCATTACGTGCCCCAGATTATAGCATGCTTAAAAATTGCTCGAAATATTCTACAGTACCTTCATGGAGGGTGCTTCTCACCGTATCATTCTCACAAGGGTTATATTAGGCAATACAAATGCATTGGCTAGAATATATGCTTAAGGGTGCAGCTGTCTCAATAATAGTCTAAGCATGTGTGGCAACGTTAACAGAACATAATGACActattcagtggcgtaggaaggtagtTTTGAGTGGaagggctgaagactgatggccggcctgggggaggggtctaaggggagggggtgtccccctcccctttggaattttttagcatttccaggtggcctcagatgcaatttggtgcaatatagcacacatcaacacccactccattttgtaaagaattttgcattttcacctggccttagatgcattttggtgcttcaaatgagatttttttctcatttggaaatgaaaaaggggttttctgacttgcggagcggggggggtggaacgatacttccgccccccatatttttcactggggggctggcgcccccccagttcctacgcccttgacacTATTGTCAATGTCCTAATgcatttatcacatttatttgcTGATAATGAAACCGgctgcatttatatatatacctgtactACCAGACAACTAagtaaaaagaaagcaaaacagtAATGAAATTGACAGCATCCTCATttttttgcaatgtttttttgGCCAACAAAGTTTGAACACATTAATGTCACCCATCAAGTGACTTCTCTTTCTTACCAATCTTCCTTTGACACTATTTGCAACTTGCTGCAATCTCTCCCTGTACTCCAGCTCCAACTGCATCTGAATGTTTTCCTGTGAatataaaagaaggaaataaatagTCAATGGTTCATTGTATCAAAAGGTATACGTAGAAAGACACTCTCCTGGGTGTGCTCTGATTGACCAGGGTAAGTCTTTACTAGTACTCGTGTATGAGTGCAGTTGCCTGTGCTATTACTCCTATAGTTGCCTGCACTAGTACTCGTATATATGGTATAGTTGCTTGTACTAGTACTCGTATATATGGTATAGTTGCTTGTACTAGTACTCGTATATATGGTATAGTTGCTTGTACTAGTACTCGTATATATGGTATAGTTGCTTGTACTAGTACTCGTATATATGGTATAGTTGCTTGTACTAGTACTCGTATATATGGTATAGTTGCTTGTACTAGTACTCGTATATATGGTATAGTTGCTTGTACTAGTACTTGTATATATGGTATAGTTGCTTGTACTAGTACTCGTATATATGGTATAGTTGCTTGTACTAGTACTCGTATATATGGTATAGTTGCTTGTACTAGTACTCGTATATGAGTATAGTTGCCTGCACTAGTACTCGTATATATGGTATAGTTACCTCTACTAGTATTCGTATTTGAGTATAGTTGCCTGTACTAGAGCTCGTATATATGGTATAGTTGCCTGTACTAGTATTCGTATTTGAGTATAGTTGCTTGTACTAGTACTCGTATATATGGTATAGTTGCCTGTACTGGTACTCGTATTTGAGCATAGTTGCCTGTACTAGTACACTTGTATATATGGTATAGTTGCCTCTACTAGTACCCCAATTTGAGTATAGTTGCCTGTACTGGTACCCCTATTTGAGTATAGTTGcttgtacttgtactcgtaTATGAGTATAGTTGCCTGTACTAGTACTCATATTTGGGTACAATTGCCTGTACTAGTACACCCAGTATATAAGTACAGTTGCCTGTACTAGTACTTGTATATGAGAACAGCAGCCTGTACTAGTACCCCAATTTGAGTACAGTAACCTGTACTAGTACTCGTATTTGAATATAGTTGCCTGTCCTGGTACTCGTACTTGAGTATATTTTGTTGCCTGTGCGTGTAATCATTGTCAAATATTTCTACTTAATACTCAAGGCATCTTAGAAATCTGGTGTAGATACGAGTACAGGGCTAGGTACTCTTACTCTCCCGAAGAGCCTTGTACATTTGTACCCATACCGAGGAGAAATCTGTACTTATACTCATACCACAAGTCTGCTGCTGTTCTATGAAAGTTAAATGATTTCTTGACTTACTCTCTTGGCATCAAAGAGATGACTCCTTCCTTCCAGACGCCATTGCTCCTTCTTCTCTCCTTCGATGGCTTCTGCAAGGTTTGCTAGCTCAGCATTTTTGGAGGAATACGCTTGGACGAGATCGGCCTGTAAATGtaaaaagttgcaaatttgaaatatgacgGCCGGCTCACTTTTAGCTATCAAAGCAAGAAAGGAGTCATTCACTGTATGATCGATTAAAATTGATTTCACACAATCTTTGCTTTCCTTGTTTGATATTGGCAAAGGTCAGGCCATCTTGGGAGAGATGCCTTTTGCAAAGCAATTTCAATCTCTCCTTGTCGGTGTGCATAGACAGTGACATAGGAAGCGGGAAGGGTGACACAGGAAGTGGGAAGGGTGACCTAGAGATTGAAAAGTTTTGGCAGTTTTCATCCCAATCTCTTTCCTCCCCTCACCCCAACACACTCACCCCTACACACACCATCTCAATCATCCATAAGTAGTTCATCTATGATTACTCTACACCTTAAAATAGATAGAACACCTACCTCTCTTTGCCTGTCAGCATAAGCGGCGATGCTAGGTCCAAACTTTTTGATGGTGTAGACGAGGAGACCGATGGCGACAGTTGCGTGAACAGTCTCTGGTCCAAAGATGTAGATTTCCTTGTTGATGAGGTACATGACTAATCCAAAGCCAAACATGTATGGACCTAAGGAGAAAGAATGAGATGACGAAATGTACTATGTAAGCATAAGACCAAAGGACTCCATACAAAAGATGTATGAACCTAACCAAAAAACATGCGATGAAGTAATGTACAATGTAAGCATTATAACACCAAAAGGCTATGGACATACAAATCTGCATATATACACATCAACAGAAAGCCAGTTTGGGCCCCAGGCACCACTATGTCACAGAGCTACGTTCCTTGTATTTCTTCGTCAAGTGCATATTATGTAAATGAGAAATTTAGAATACTTTATTCTTATCCAATATTTTTTCCCAcctcaaaaattgaaaattgttcaGTTTCACAGCAAGAGCCAAACAGTACAACCACCTGATAATGATAGTTGTCTAATGAACATTACATGATGCTGATCAGATCCAATGCCTCTCTCccacacaaacatatatatacacacacacacagtatggATTACATGAGTGATTTCAACCAAAACATGAACAAATTCAATACAAAGGAGAACGGACAATGAAATGAGTGTCATCGCCTTAAAATTAGTTAATTACCTACCTGTAACCCCGGTTTTGCCGTAGAACATTTGTAACCATTCTTCTGGAATGAAACCCAGCCTGACTTTGCCTCCATGCTCTGGCATTTTGTAGGGCATGGACTTTTGATTGGAGGTATGAAGTAGACACATCTTTGGAGCTGCAGCAATGCTACAGATGGAAATAAAAAATGGGCACATGTAGAGTGTAGGTAAGAAGGTAAGAAGAGGGGAAATCATTAGAAAGAGCAAATGGTTATAGTCAATGTTTAATGCAAAGTTACTTAAGTCCAAGCAATATTGAAAACCCCTTTACATACTTGACAAATGATGACATTGAGCAAACTGCTcattaaaaacaagaaattgaaataaacaaattcCTCTCAGTTTCTTCGAAACTAGAtagcattgtttttttgtaatcAGTTGCCGTGGGCCAGAACTACAACATAACACCATATATGTCTGAGTGCTGTTTTTCAAGCCAAGAAAGTGTCTGGTCAGTGTTTGCACAGACATGAAAGTATTAACTCTCTATATGGTGTTTTTAAAAAGaatcaaaacaaattaatcatattaataatGGAACAGTACAATAGCTCATTGCCTAAATCATTAGGGTTTTCTTCCTTGTTTTAACAACATGGGTCAACCCTGAACAATTTTTTTACAATCTCCAAGTAGTATGTGTAGCTAACATCCAAGAAAAGAGTCAGGGTCCAAATGTCAATATGCAATATAAAAGTCTTACCTTGGTCCTGCTGTCCGCAAAACCACATTTGACAAAGCAGCACCTGAAAAATAAGGCAAGAAATTAACTTGACAGATCTAGTATTTGTTGAATGGATTCTAAACATTGACCAGGATACTATAAacttaagaaaaagaaaaaagagggcaATGCAATATTTTAGCAACAATAAGAAATACACTAAAAaagttggaatatatatatttttccaaGCAGAGAAATGATATACAATACAAAGTGCTTAATTATACAAGTTCTATGATCTCCCAATTTGCTCATTCAGGTGttaataggcctaggctagttaaTGGCAA contains these protein-coding regions:
- the LOC139965828 gene encoding ATP synthase F(0) complex subunit B1, mitochondrial-like; this translates as MFSRVVLRNSAALSNVVLRTAGPSIAAAPKMCLLHTSNQKSMPYKMPEHGGKVRLGFIPEEWLQMFYGKTGVTGPYMFGFGLVMYLINKEIYIFGPETVHATVAIGLLVYTIKKFGPSIAAYADRQREADLVQAYSSKNAELANLAEAIEGEKKEQWRLEGRSHLFDAKRENIQMQLELEYRERLQQVANSVKGRLDYQVDVESLRRRMEQQNMVQWIEENVLKSITPQQETAILDKCLTDLKGLAKA